In the genome of Raphanus sativus cultivar WK10039 chromosome 4, ASM80110v3, whole genome shotgun sequence, one region contains:
- the LOC130511153 gene encoding uncharacterized protein LOC130511153, with translation MAPIYLLCLIEHLKYVLLKISGILFHTMGAASYTYRETWTQNSRKGIKSKWLVKRLRYSRYPTLTDFTRRSNLPTKRCWDYLEKIDPRHWTRSHFEGERYNLMSSNIAESLNKALVHARDSPIMALFEFIRCMVSRWFVSRQRKISKISGEIPPAVHEWMENNLEDARAYAVMPLSAFEFEVTLKTNGFGSSVNLETRSCTCLEFQKVGIPCRHAIAAAMFRDLQHSEFVADAYLKKTWNETTKGVTLPVPDPKDIFIPPEVSELIMLPPKTKRPPGRPPTKRTRGAGEIPVSPNLL, from the coding sequence ATGGCTCCGATTTATCTATTGTGTCTGATAGAGCATCTCAAATATGTGTTGCTAAAGATCAGTGGTATCCTCTTTCACACCATGGGTGCTGCCTCGTACACCTACAGAGAAACGTGGACGCAAAATTCAAGAAAAGGAATCAAAAGCAAATGGTTGGTAAAGCGGCTGAGGTATTCAAGGTATCCCACTTTAACAGACTTTACGAGGAGATCAAACTTACCGACAAAGCGTTGTTGGGATTATCTTGAGAAGATCGATCCAAGACATTGGACAAGGTCACACTTTGAGGGTGAGCGGTACAATCTAATGAGCTCGAATATAGCTGAGTCTCTCAACAAAGCACTAGTTCATGCGCGCGATTCCCCGATAATGGCGCTATTTGAGTTCATCAGATGCATGGTTAGTCGTTGGTTTGTGAGTAGACAGCGAAAGATATCGAAAATTAGTGGTGAGATCCCCCCGGCTGTTCACGAGTGGATGGAGAACAATCTAGAAGACGCAAGAGCGTACGCTGTGATGCCTCTGTCTGCTTTTGAATTTGAGGTAACTCTAAAAACAAACGGCTTCGGGAGTTCTGTTAATTTGGAAACCAGGTCTTGCACATGTCTTGAATTCCAGAAAGTTGGAATACCATGTCGACATGCCATTGCTGCGGCTATGTTTCGGGACTTGCAGCACTCAGAGTTTGTTGCGGACGCCTATCTAAAAAAGACATGGAATGAAACAACAAAGGGTGTTACACTCCCGGTTCCAGATCCGAAAGATATTTTCATACCTCCGGAGGTTAGTGAACTAATCATGTTACCACCAAAGACGAAGAGACCACCAGGACGTCCACCGACCAAGCGTACACGAGGTGCTGGAGAAATACCAGTGAGTCCTAATCTCCTCTGA
- the LOC130511154 gene encoding uncharacterized protein LOC130511154, translating into MDPWVENQERKKMKKMKKHFDMLQFIYDAEHGIPPSCPCGGRIVDEVSTNPTDKDFLPGRRYFTCNEYKNDGFHFRQPWVLGVEEEVRSLRQEVDKMAEEMHKMAEEIAQLKDLLTRNEKPYVVWICVFSFCNKPYVWICGIV; encoded by the exons ATGGATCCATGGGTTGAGAATCAggaaaggaagaagatgaagaagatgaagaaacatTTTGACATGCTTCAGTTTATTTACGATGCTGAACACGGGATTCCACCTTCGTGCCCATGTGGGGGACGAATCGTCGACGAGGTTTCTACTAATCCAACAGATAAGGATTTTCTACCAGGCCGAAGGTACTTCACTTGCAATGAGTACAAG AATGATGGGTTTCACTTCCGTCAACCATGGGTTCTCGGAGTTGAGGAAGAGGTTCGCTCCTTAAGGCAGGAGGTGGACAAAATGGCTGAAGAGATGCACAAAATGGCTGAAGAAATTGCTCAGCTTAAGGACCTTCTTACCCGTAATGAGAAGCCTTATGTTGTTTGGATTTGTGTCTTTAGTTTCTGCAATAAGCCTTATGTTTGGATTTGTGGAATTGTGTGA
- the LOC130511155 gene encoding protein FAR-RED ELONGATED HYPOCOTYL 3-like has product MSNHVSGIPGSPEESYKMMYSYLYMLKQVNPGTKTCVKLDDASKFKYLFIALGACIEGFAFMRKVIAVDATSLKNRYGGVLVFAEAQNPNGQSYPLAFAVLDSENLTSWTWFFEMLKSVIQDSSELVFMSERNQSLIFAIGSVFPEAHYGHCLWHLKEKVKWHAGNVNKVIVGHRFMELGRYYTVDDFNSAYHSFEKRYPAVYKYVQEHTENDKWARVFFSRDRYNFDTINSVESMKSVFKEATTWALIPMLDCIVRKFSDWFTQRKEAVSRSIDTSLVPLVENYLHGLWAVAQKLSVRELNSYELKYEITDTAGKMFWASLVEKSCTCKVWDYEKFPCLHGLAAYIYFTTNVDGNGLNIHELCSKYYWTGLWALAYDRTLCVVPDMSSWNVPDQIKEVKIMPPDRIRGKGRKRVG; this is encoded by the coding sequence ATGAGCAATCACGTAAGTGGTATACCTGGTAGTCCGGAAGAGAGCTACAAGATGATGTATAGCTATTTGTACATGTTAAAGCAAGTGAATCCAGGAACAAAAACTTGTGTGAAATTGGATGATGCAAGTAAATTCAAGTACCTCTTCATAGCTTTGGGAGCTTGCATTGAAGGGTTTGCATTTATGAGGAAAGTGATAGCTGTGGATGCGACATCGCTGAAGAACAGATATGGTGGTGTTCTAGTTTTCGCGGAAGCTCAAAATCCTAATGGTCAAAGTTATCCACTTGCGTTTGCAGTACTAGATAGTGAGAATCTTACTAGTTGGACTTGGTTTTTCGAGATGCTTAAAAGTGTTATACAAGACTCTTCTGAACTGGTTTTCATGAGTGAAAGAAATCAGAGCCTGATCTTCGCTATAGGAAGCGTGTTTCCAGAGGCTCACTATGGACATTGTTTATGGCATTTGAAGGAAAAGGTGAAATGGCATGCTGGTAACGTCAACAAGGTTATAGTCGGGCATAGATTTATGGAGTTGGGCAGATATTACACGGTGGATGACTTCAACTCTGCTTACCACTCATTTGAAAAAAGATATCCTGCTGTGTACAAGTATGTGCAGGAACATACTGAAAATGACAAATGGGCAAGGGTTTTTTTCTCACGTGACAGGTACAACTTCGATACAATCAACAGTGTGGAATCAATGAAGAGCGTGTTTAAAGAGGCAACGACGTGGGCCTTAATACCAATGTTGGATTGTATCGTCAGGAAATTCTCTGATTGGTTCACTCAACGGAAGGAAGCTGTTTCTAGATCAATCGATACAAGCCTAGTGCCTCTGGTTGAGAACTACTTGCACGGTCTATGGGCTGTTGCACAAAAGCTATCTGTACGGGAGCTTAATAGTTATGAGCTTAAGTACGAGATCACTGACACTGCTGGAAAGATGTTTTGGGCGAGCTTGGTTGAAAAATCTTGTACTTGCAAGGTGTGGGATTATGAAAAGTTTCCTTGCCTGCACGGACTAGCAGCTTACATCTATTTCACTACGAATGTTGATGGCAACGGCCTTAATATCCATGAGCTGTGCTCAAAATACTACTGGACGGGATTGTGGGCTTTGGCGTATGACAGGACACTTTGTGTTGTGCCCGACATGTCTTCTTGGAATGTACCGGATCAGATCAAGGAGGTGAAGATCATGCCTCCGGATCGCATCAGGGGGAAGGGAAGGAAAAGAGTTGGATGA